One window from the genome of Kluyveromyces marxianus DMKU3-1042 DNA, complete genome, chromosome 3 encodes:
- the GPI13 gene encoding mannose-ethanolamine phosphotransferase GPI13 → MNAAVNDERHREEKIRQSIMGSQSPTTRTNYRISRFKSAHTLYILLFSSFAILQFISIAFFAKGFLLRRTVLDNVAEIDPTMSYGPKYDKMVVLLVDALRFDFVIPVDETDPKYNPNYHNNLQVLYEMSSKSDDALLLKFMADPPTTTLQRLKGLTTGSLPTFIDAGSNFNGDVIDEDNWIKQLYLHNKKIFFAGDDTWDALFRPFLANESVPYESLNVWDLDTVDNGVISFFDEYYFNKQQRSKYDVLVGHMLGVDHVGHKYGPNHFTMKEKQLQVDRFIRKILETADDNTLYVVMGDHGMDHTGNHGGDSQEELESTFWLYAKNAHWNKNGNYDTSSFGASFKQMNQIDLVPTVSLLLGLPIPFNSLGWPISEIAKDPEELKLYHDICHKQLKNYLEVSNIMGSSAKRNKLLSIEDPSEFQSIFLETCKDLWARFDFASILVGIGIMAFSLILLVMIIKLIPSIVVGQMVGDFVGCIVVISVISNVSFQAVYQVLHQPQFLGNSLWCSAFATAVGIILGVLIPVFDRYSVQWLFLRSIEELSDFWSRIATLFMVLHALLFTSNSFTIWEDRIVAFLLTSFGMLALYEFTFLPQRHSTAALLSGAAEKQGTLAGKSVGESNSDSLPLGRFARILGGYHAIVLVICTRIASIITICREEQGEQCTPTFTISNNYSYYTMFGCLLLIPAVPACIKGYYNVCSSYQAAAPIWIGLILKGSLIATFIYWSLIAAENRLQDLDWDVTIWKFTISRIIVGISLIGCNIGWMKGPLCVKLNIHNTDMKSQQATILGYSNVYGSQFFLLVINFLMAIMLFNKPLGQLSIFLMCNQLLSIIEICDLLKLKENLIGPITLGLLAYQQFFSTGHQATIPSVQWDMGFILTEKITFPWTHLGIVINTFGPFILVSLSVALLTLWKQPPSVLQPQTILSRIVSNCGTLLIYNSALCLSSFIWVTHFRRHLMVWKIFCPRFLFASLCLIVCQLIVTFVTIGFASSRLIRQISQLFSK, encoded by the coding sequence ATGAATGCTGCGGTAAACGATGAACGGCATCGTGAGGAGAAAATAAGGCAAAGTATTATGGGATCACAGAGCCCTACAACACGAACAAACTATAGAATATCGCGGTTTAAGTCTGCCCATACATTGTATATTTTGCTATTCAGTTCATTTGCGATTCTGCAGTTCATTTCGATCGCTTTTTTCGCCAAAGGGTTTCTATTGCGTAGGACAGTGTTGGATAATGTAGCAGAAATTGATCCAACGATGTCATATGGACCAAAATATGATAAAATGGTTGTGTTATTAGTAGATGCATTAAGGTTTGATTTCGTTATTCCTGTTGATGAGACTGATCCGAAGTATAATCCTAATTACCATAACAACCTACAAGTGCTTTACGAGATGTCATCAAAGTCGGACGATGCCttattgttgaagtttaTGGCAGATCCACCAACTACAACGTTACAGAGGCTAAAAGGACTAACTACTGGTTCGCTACCCACTTTTATTGATGCGGGCTCAAATTTCAATGGTGATGTCATCGACGAAGATAATTGGATAAAACAGTTATATCTTcacaacaagaagatattTTTTGCCGGAGATGATACTTGGGATGCTTTATTTCGACCATTCCTTGCGAACGAGAGTGTCCCATACGAGTCATTGAATGTGTGGGATTTGGATACCGTTGATAACGGtgttatttctttttttgacGAATATTATttcaacaaacaacaacgtTCAAAATACGACGTGTTAGTCGGTCATATGTTAGGTGTTGACCATGTTGGACACAAATATGGCCCAAACCACTTCACTATGAAGGAGAAGCAATTGCAAGTTGACAGGTTTATCAGGAAGATCTTGGAAACCGCTGATGATAATACTTTGTATGTGGTAATGGGTGACCACGGTATGGACCATACAGGGAACCACGGTGGTGATtcacaagaagaacttgaaagtACCTTTTGGTTATATGCTAAAAATGCTCATTGGAACAAAAACGGCAACTATGATACCAGTTCTTTTGGTGCTTCCTTTAAACAAATGAACCAAATAGATTTAGTACCCACTGTTTCCTTGTTACTTGGACTTCCAATTCCATTCAATAGTTTGGGATGGCCAATCTCTGAAATTGCAAAAGACCCTGAAGAGTTGAAGCTATACCATGATATTTGTCATAAACAATTAAAAAACTACCTAGAAGTAAGCAATATTATGGGATCATCTGCAAAACGGAATAAATTATTAAGTATAGAAGATCCATCAGAGTTTCAATCAATATTCTTAGAAACATGCAAGGACTTGTGGGCAAGATTTGATTTTGCTAGCATACTTGTCGGTATTGGAATTATGGCTTTTTCGTTGATATTACTAGTAATGATCATAAAATTAATTCCTTCGATTGTGGTGGGCCAAATGGTAGGGGATTTCGTTGGTTGTATAGTAGTCATTTCAGTCATTTCGAATGTAAGTTTCCAAGCTGTTTACCAGGTATTGCATCAGCCACAATTTTTGGGGAACTCTCTTTGGTGTTCAGCGTTTGCAACGGCTGTAGGTATCATACTTGGTGTTCTTATTCCGGTATTTGACAGGTACAGTGTACAATGGCTATTTCTACGttccattgaagaattatCAGATTTTTGGTCCAGAATTGCCACGCTTTTCATGGTATTACACGCATTACTCTTtacttcaaattcattCACAATTTGGGAAGATAGAATTGTAGCCTTCCTTTTAACGTCCTTCGGAATGTTGGCATTGTATGAGTTCACGTTTTTACCACAAAGACATTCTACCGCAGCGCTACTTTCAGGAGCCGCAGAAAAACAAGGTACGTTAGCTGGTAAATCTGTTGGAGAGTCTAATTCAGACTCTTTACCTCTAGGAAGATTTGCCAGAATTCTGGGAGGATACCATGCTATTGTCTTAGTCATCTGTACAAGAATTGCATCCATAATTACTATTTGTCGTGAAGAACAAGGTGAACAATGCACACCAACATTCACAATATCAAACAACTATTCCTATTACACTATGTTTGGATGTTTACTTTTGATTCCTGCAGTCCCAGCATGTATCAAGGGATATTATAatgtttgttcttcttaCCAAGCAGCAGCTCCAATATGGATAGGACTCATTCTAAAAGGATCTTTGATTGCAACATTCATCTATTGGTCGTTAATTGCAGCCGAAAATAGGCTACAAGATTTAGATTGGGACGTTACTATTTGGAAGTTTACAATCTCACGCATAATCGTCGGAATATCACTAATTGGCTGTAACATTGGCTGGATGAAAGGCCCTCTTTGCGTTAAGCTAAATATTCACAATACGGATATGAAATCCCAACAAGCGACCATCTTAGGTTACTCCAACGTCTACGGTTCTCAATTTTTCCTATTAGTGATAAACTTTTTGATGGCCATAATGCTCTTCAATAAACCTTTGGGTCAACTCTCGATCTTTTTGATGTGCAATCAATTACTATCTATCATAGAAATATGTGATTTACTCAAACTGAAAGAAAACCTAATCGGTCCTATAACTTTAGGGCTCTTGGCTTACCAACAATTTTTCAGTACCGGTCACCAAGCCACAATCCCTTCGGTTCAATGGGACATGGGGTTCATCTTGACTGAAAAGATTACATTTCCTTGGACTCATCTAGGGATTGTAATAAACACATTTGGTCCATTCATATTAGTATCTCTATCGGTAGCACTGTTAACGCTTTGGAAACAACCACCTAGTGTTTTACAGCCACAAACTATTCTATCTAGGATTGTGTCGAATTGTGGAACTCTGCTAATCTATAACAGTGCTTTATGTTTGAGTAGTTTCATATGGGTGACACATTTCAGAAGACATCTAATGGTGTGGAAGATTTTTTGTCCAAGATTCCTTTTTGCATCTCTATGCTTGATAGTATGTCAATTGATTGTAACGTTTGTGACAATTGGTTTTGCAAGCTCAAGATTGATTAGGCAGATTAGCCAGCTCTTCTCAAAGTGA
- the ATP20 gene encoding F1F0 ATP synthase subunit g, translating to MLSRLQTYATSLTQKTQLLLSKTVYYGKVTAELSKQVYTKEGLQPPNFSDFEMVYTRLYRQAVHYAERPQQAIEALKNIEKDKAIQIGAVGVQMLGLYSLGEIIGRRKVVGYRNYSTASH from the coding sequence ATGCTATCCAGACTGCAAACTTACGCAACTAGTCTAACCCAAAAGACACAATTGTTGTTAAGCAAGACCGTTTACTACGGTAAGGTGACCGCTGAACTATCCAAGCAAGTTTACACTAAGGAAGGTCTACAACCACCTAACTTTTCCGACTTTGAAATGGTTTACACCAGATTGTACAGACAAGCTGTCCACTATGCTGAAAGACCTCAACAAGCCATCGAAGCATTGAAGAACATTGAGAAGGACAAGGCTATTCAAATCGGTGCTGTTGGTGTACAAATGTTGGGTTTGTACTCATTGGGTGAAATCATTGGTAGAAGAAAGGTTGTTGGCTACCGTAACTACTCTACTGCTTCCCATTAA
- the DUR3 gene encoding Dur3p, with protein MAVIEAPLPQGAGYAVVVGLGFVFAFAMILTTYVLRRYQKEIITAEEFATAGRSVKSGLIAAAVVSSWTWAATLLQSTAMVYKVGISGGYYYAAGAGYQVILFSALAIKCKQRAPNAHTYLEIIKARYGTLGHAVYMFYALATNILVTAMLLTGGSAVVSDLTGMHTVAACFLLPVGVVLYTICGGIKATFLTDYVHTVVIIVIIMTFAFTVYATSSQLGSPSAVYDLVREAAKKHPISGNADGEYLTMKSRSGGIFFVINIVGNFGTVFLDAGYWNKAISSSPAAALPGYVIGGLSWIAIPNLISVSMGLACLALESSPKFPTYPDRLTKDQVSAGLVLPSAAVTLLGKGGAVATLLLVFMAVTSAMSAELIAISSIFTYDIYRTYLNPKATGRQLIFSSHISCVVFALIMSGFATGLYYAGISMGYLYELMGIIISSAVIPCALSLFWDAQNLVAVVASPIIGTALAIMSWLVCTNAKSSEITVNSTFGDDPMLTGNVVALLSPLVTIPILTYVFKPQNFDWEILKTITRADEIPELVEAEARQGVSDSDSSDNAREPEKLTAVRSIVTVIEEIPEDDIKKMADEETALLNRSSKMAGYLALFFAIIFMVLWPMPMYGSGYVFSKRFFTGWVCVLIIWIFFTAFCVCIYPLWEGRHGLYTTFRGIYWDLSGQTYKLREWQDSNPEEMKAVQSQIIAKVESVRSANDRNIDVKMNDVDAIMDSS; from the coding sequence ATGGCAGTCATTGAGGCACCTCTTCCACAAGGAGCTGGGTATGcggttgttgttggtttaGGATTTGTATTCGCTTTTGCGATGATCCTGACAACATATGTTTTAAGACGTTATCAAAAGGAAATCATTACTGCTGAAGAGTTTGCAACAGCAGGTAGATCTGTGAAATCAGGTTTGATTGCAGCTGCTGTGGTCAGTTCGTGGACATGGGCAGCAACGCTATTACAATCTACTGCTATGGTTTACAAAGTGGGTATATCTGGTGGTTATTACTATGCCGCGGGTGCTGGTTACCAggttattcttttcagtGCATTAGCTATCAAGTGTAAGCAAAGAGCCCCAAACGCTCATACTTACTTAGAAATCATTAAGGCTAGATATGGAACTCTTGGTCACGCAGTCTATATGTTTTATGCTCTTGCCACAAATATTCTAGTTACTGCGATGCTTTTGACTGGTGGTTCAGCCGTTGTTTCTGATCTAACCGGCATGCATACCGTCGCAGCATGTTTCTTATTACCTGTTGGTGTTGTGCTTTATACTATCTGTGGTGGTATCAAAGCCACATTCTTGACGGATTATGTGCATACAGTGGTCATTATTGTCATTATTATGACGTTCGCCTTTACTGTATATGCAACTAGCTCTCAACTAGGATCTCCATCTGCAGTCTATGACTTGGTGAGGGAAGCAGCAAAAAAGCATCCAATTTCAGGTAATGCTGATGGTGAATATTTAACAATGAAGTCTCGCTCAGGTGGTATTTTCTTCGTCATTAACATTGTGGGAAATTTTGGGACTGTTTTCTTGGATGCTGGATACTGGAATAAAGCCATTTCCTCTTCTCCAGCCGCTGCTCTACCAGGTTACGTGATTGGTGGTTTATCATGGATTGCAATTCCTAATTTAATTTCTGTATCAATGGGTTTGGCCTGTCTTGCATTGGAATCTTCACCAAAATTCCCAACGTACCCAGACAGATTGACTAAAGATCAAGTTAGTGCAGGTCTTGTCTTGCCCAGTGCAGCAGTCACGCTATTGGGCAAAGGTGGTGCTGTTGcaacattattattagtcTTTATGGCGGTTACAAGTGCCATGTCCGCTGAATTGATTGCAATTTCATCGATTTTCACTTACGATATCTACAGAACATACCTTAACCCTAAAGCTACTGGAAGACAattgatcttttcttcacATATCAGCTGTGTGGTGTTCGCTCTAATTATGAGTGGTTTTGCTACAGGATTATACTATGCTGGAATTAGCATGGGATACCTTTACGAATTAATGGGAATCATCATTTCATCAGCGGTGATTCCATGTGCTTTGTCATTATTCTGGGACGCTCAAAACCTAGTGGCTGTGGTTGCCTCTCCAATCATTGGAACTGCCTTGGCTATTATGTCTTGGTTGGTCTGCACCAATGCAAAGTCTAGTGAAATCACGGTCAACTCTACTTTTGGTGATGATCCAATGTTGACTGGTAATGTTGTCGCTTTACTATCACCACTTGTTACGATCCCTATACTTACCTATGTTTTTAAACCACAAAACTTTGACTGGGAAATCCTAAAGACGATCACTAGAGCAGATGAGATCCCTGAATTGGTTGAAGCTGAAGCTCGTCAAGGTGTTTCCGATAGCGACAGCAGTGATAATGCTCGGGAGCCTGAGAAGTTGACAGCTGTTAGATCTATCGTGACAGTGATAGAGGAGATTCCAGAGgatgatatcaaaaaaatggcagatgaagaaactgCGTTATTGAATAGATCAAGTAAAATGGCAGGATATCTAGCCTTGTTCTTCGCAATTATTTTTATGGTTTTATGGCCAATGCCAATGTATGGAAGCGGATATGTTTTCTCTAAGAGATTCTTCACCGGGTGGGTTTGTGTATTGATCAtttggatcttcttcactGCATTCTGCGTTTGTATTTATCCATTATGGGAAGGTAGGCATGGATTGTATACTACCTTTAGAGGTATTTACTGGGATTTATCCGGCCAAACATATAAATTAAGGGAATGGCAGGACTCTAATCCAGAGGAAATGAAAGCAGTGCAATCTCAAATCATAGCAAAGGTTGAATCTGTCAGATCAGCTAACGACAGAAATATAGACGTTAAAATGAACGATGTTGATGCCATCATGGATTCGTCGTAG
- the MCM4 gene encoding MCM DNA helicase complex subunit MCM4 → MSSPPAHQASSPNLFYDPSSSPAPQGSQGQDAGVGSSPFHYPSSSSNATQETAHAPTSGGLRSNTLRSDLLSYSSSLSSGAREGRHSRSRRGEINASDLSSPRRIVTFDNLSSSDNAFSSSSRPNSEVNDQPLKIIWGTNVSIQECGNSFRDFLMSFKYKYRKQLDDQEIFINETTDQELYYVNQLTQMRQLGTSNLNLDIRNLLAYKNTEKLYHQIMYYPQEIIAIMDQTVKDCMVSLALDNGLESYLNEIESKLFKVRPYNVETKKGMRELNPNDIDKLVNIKGLVLRSTPIIPDMSVAFFKCNVCNHTVEVEIDRGIIQEPMRCPRVVCNSPNSMVLVHNRCTFQDRQVIKLQETPDMVPDGQTPHSVSLCVYDELVDSCRAGDRIEVSGIFRSIPIRSNPKQRALKSLYKTYIDVVHIQKVAKDRLGIDTSTVEQQLLQNQIDNVEEVKTLSSEDILKIKQTATRPDLYDLLSRSIAPSIYELDDVKKGILLQLFGGANKTFKKGGRYRGDINILLCGDPSTSKSQILQYVHKIAPRGVYTSGKGSSAVGLTAYVTRDVDTKQLVLESGALVLSDGGVCCIDEFDKMNDNTRSVLHEVMEQQTISIAKAGIITTLNARTSILASANPINSRYNPNLPVTENIDLPPPLLSRFDLVYLVLDKVNESSDRELAKHLTSLYLEDRPDSVSQGDILPIEFLTSYINYAKQNIHPVITESAKTELVRAYVGMRKMGDDSRSDEKRITATTRQLESMIRLSEAHAKMRLSEVVEVEDVEEAVRLIKSAIKDYATDPKTGKIDMNLVQTGNSVVQRKLLEDLAREILKILTERTADTISFNELSRLINEQSQDKVDSIEISNALTRLQQEDKVVILGEGLRRSIRLNGRV, encoded by the coding sequence ATGTCATCGCCACCAGCACACCAGGCAAGTTCTCCAAACTTGTTTTATGATCCCAGTTCTTCGCCAGCTCCCCAAGGATCTCAAGGACAGGATGCAGGAGTAGGATCTTCTCCATTTCATTATCCATCTTCGTCTTCCAATGCTACGCAGGAAACTGCCCATGCTCCAACTAGTGGTGGTTTAAGATCCAACACATTGAGGTCCGATTTACTCTCatattcttcatctttatcGTCTGGAGCACGTGAAGGTAGGCACTCTAGATCCAGGAGAGGTGAAATAAATGCATCGGATTTGTCTTCTCCCAGAAGAATAGTGACATTTGataatctttcttcttctgataatgcattttcctcttcttcgaGACCAAACTCAGAAGTCAATGACCAGCCATTGAAGATCATTTGGGGTACGAATGTTTCTATCCAAGAATGTGGTAACAGTTTTAGGGATTTTTTGATGTCTTTCAAGTATAAGTACAGAAAGCAGCTCGATGATCAAGAAATATTCATTAACGAAACAACTGATCAAGAGCTTTACTATGTGAATCAATTAACCCAGATGAGACAATTGGGAACTTCTAATTTGAACCTAGATATCAGAAACTTACTGGCTTATAAGAACACGGAAAAGCTATACCATCAAATAATGTACTACCCACAAGAAATCATTGCGATTATGGACCAAACAGTGAAGGATTGTATGGTTTCGTTAGCACTCGACAATGGGCTAGAGAGCTATCTAAATGAAATAGAAtctaaacttttcaaagtgAGACCATACAACGTTGAAACCAAGAAAGGTATGAGAGAGTTGAACCCTAATGATATCGACAAATTGGTTAATATCAAAGGTTTGGTTTTAAGATCAACTCCAATTATTCCGGATATGAGTGTCGCCTTCTTCAAGTGTAACGTCTGTAATCATACCGTTGAAGTGGAGATTGATCGTGGTATTATTCAAGAACCAATGAGATGCCCAAGAGTCGTATGTAATAGTCCAAACTCTATGGTTTTAGTTCACAACAGATGTACCTTCCAAGATAGACAGGTTATCAAATTACAAGAAACTCCTGATATGGTTCCTGATGGGCAAACCCCGCATTCGGTATCACTATGTGTATATGATGAGTTGGTCGATTCTTGTCGTGCTGGTGATAGGATAGAAGTTTCTGGTATTTTTAGATCAATTCCTATTAGATCGAATCCAAAACAAAGAGCCCTCAAATCGCTTTACAAAACTTACATCGACGTTGTTCACATTCAAAAAGTAGCCAAGGACAGACTTGGGATTGATACTTCTACAGTTGAGCAACAATTATTACAAAATCAAATCGATAATGTCGAAGAAGTTAAAACGTTGAGTAGTGAAGATATCTtgaaaatcaaacaaacGGCCACTAGACCAGATTTATACGATCTCTTGTCACGTTCGATTGCACCAAGTATTTATGAATTAGATGACGTGAAAAAGGGAATTCTACTCCAACTCTTTGGTGGTGCTAACAAAACTTTCAAGAAAGGTGGAAGATATAGAGGTGATATCAATATCTTACTATGTGGTGATCCTTCTACTTCAAAGTCACAAATTTTGCAATACGTTCATAAAATTGCTCCTCGTGGGGTCTACACATCGGGTAAAGGTTCCTCTGCCGTTGGTTTGACGGCATACGTTACGAGAGATGTTGATACTAAACAATTAGTGTTGGAAAGTGGTGCTTTGGTTTTATCTGATGGTGGTGTTTGTTGtattgatgaatttgaCAAAATGAATGACAATACCAGATCTGTGCTACACGAAGTGATGGAACAACAAACCATCTCTATTGCTAAAGCCGGTATCATTACAACTTTGAACGCAAGAACGTCGATTCTTGCAAGTGCTAACCCCATCAACTCTAGATATAATCCAAATCTTCCAGTGACTGAGAACATTGACTTACCTCCTCCTTTGTTATCGAGATTTGATCTTGTTTACCTAGTCTTGGACAAAGTTAATGAGTCTTCTGATCGTGAACTTGCCAAACATTTGACCAGTTTGTATCTAGAAGACAGACCAGACTCGGTCTCCCAAGGTGATATTTTGCCTATTGAATTCTTGACGTCATATATTAACTACgcgaaacaaaatattcatCCTGTTATAACGGAGTCAGCTAAGACTGAACTTGTGAGAGCATACGTAGGAATGAGGAAAATGGGTGATGACAGTAGGTCGGATGAGAAGAGAATTACTGCCACCACAAGACAGTTAGAAAGTATGATCAGATTATCCGAAGCCCACGCAAAAATGAGACTAAGTGAAGtagttgaagttgaagatgTGGAAGAAGCTGTCCGGTTAATAAAATCGGCTATCAAAGATTACGCTACAGACCCCAAGACAGGCAAGATTGACATGAATCTCGTGCAGACAGGTAACTCGGTGGTGCAGAGAAAGCTTCTAGAAGACCTAGCTAGAGAAATCCTAAAAATTTTAACTGAAAGAACTGCAGACACGATCAGCTTTAACGAGTTGAGCAGACTTATCAACGAACAATCACAAGATAAAGTCGATAGCATAGAAATATCGAACGCCCTCACTAGATTACAACAAGAGGACAAAGTTGTGATATTAGGAGAGGGCTTGAGAAGGTCTATTCGACTAAACGGTCGTGTATAA
- the RLI1 gene encoding Fe-S cluster-binding ribosome biosynthesis protein, with protein sequence MSSKNTRIAIVSEDKCKPKKCRQECKRSCPVVKTGKLCIEVTPTNKIAFISENLCIGCGICVKKCPFDAIQIINLPTNLDSQVTHRYSANSFKLHRLPTPRPGQVLGLVGTNGIGKSTALKILAGKQKPNLGRYEDPPEWQEIIKYFRGSELQNYFTKMLEDDIKAIIKPQYVDNIPRAIKGPVQKVGELLKLRMEKSAEDVKRYINILQLKNVLNREVQALSGGELQRFAIGMSCVQEADVYMFDEPSSYLDVKQRLHAALIIRDLLNPTTYVICVEHDLSVLDYLSDFVCIIYGVPSVYGVVTLPSSVREGINIFLDGHIPSENLRFRTEALQFRMADAGDELEADASRAFSYPAMKRTQGDFSLTVEPGEFSDSQILVMMGENGTGKTTLIKLLAGAIPADDGKDVPKLNVSMKPQKIAPKFTGTVRQLFFKRIRAQFLNPQFQTDVVKPLKIDDIIDQEVQHLSGGELQRVAIVLSLGVNADIYLIDEPSAYLDSEQRIICSKVIRRFILHNKKTAFVVEHDFIMATYLADKVIVFEGTPSKEAFARTPESLLTGCNKFLKNLNVTFRRDPNSFRPRINKLDSQMDKEQKLSGNYFFLDNTGV encoded by the coding sequence ATGTCGAGTAAGAACACGCGTATCGCTATCGTGAGCGAAGATAAATGTAAACCGAAGAAGTGTCGTCAGGAATGTAAGAGGTCATGTCCAGTGGTGAAGACTGGTAAGCTTTGTATCGAGGTGACACCCACTAACAAGATTGCGTTTATATCAGAGAACTTGTGTATTGGTTGTGGTATCTGTGTGAAGAAGTGTCCATTTGACGCTATCCAGATTATCAATTTGCCAACAAATCTTGATTCTCAAGTGACACATCGTTACTCGGCCAATTCGTTCAAGTTGCATCGTTTGCCAACTCCAAGACCGGGTCAGGTCTTGGGTCTTGTCGGTACGAACGGTATTGGTAAGTCTACGGctttgaagattttggCTGGTAAGCAAAAGCCTAATCTTGGTCGTTACGAAGATCCTCCAGAATGGCAAGAGATTATCAAGTACTTCCGTGGTTCTGAGTTGCAGAACTACTTCACAAAGATGTTGGAGGACGACATCAAGGCTATCATTAAGCCTCAATACGTGGATAACATCCCTCGTGCTATCAAGGGACCGGTGCAAAAAGTGGGtgaattgttgaagttgagaATGGAAAAATCTGCAGAGGATGTCAAGAGATACATTAACATCTTGCAATTGAAGAACGTCTTGAACAGAGAAGTGCAAGCCCTTTCCGGTGGTGAATTGCAAAGATTCGCTATCGGTATGTCGTGTGTGCAAGAAGCTGATGTTTACATGTTTGATGAACCCTCTTCTTATTTGGATGTGAAGCAACGTTTGCACGCCGCTTTGATCATCAGAGATTTGTTGAACCCTACCACTTACGTCATCTGTGTTGAGCACGATTTGTCTGTGCTAGATTACTTGTCCGATTTCGTTTGTATCATTTACGGTGTTCCCTCCGTTTACGGTGTGGTTACTTTGCCATCCTCCGTTCGTGAAGGTATCAACATCTTCTTGGATGGTCACATTCCTTCTGAAAACTTGCGTTTCAGAACTGAAGCTCTACAGTTCCGTATGGCTGATGCTGGTGATGAACTAGAAGCCGACGCAAGTCGTGCCTTCTCTTACCCAGCAATGAAGCGTACACAAGGTGATTTCTCATTGACTGTTGAACCTGGTGAATTTTCTGACTCCCAAATCTTGGTTATGATGGGTGAAAACGGTACTGGTAAAACTACATTGATCAAATTGTTGGCTGGTGCTATTCCAGCTGATGACGGTAAGGATGTTCCAAAACTAAACGTCTCGATGAAGCCACAAAAGATTGCTCCAAAGTTCACTGGTACTGTTCGTCAATTATTCTTTAAGAGAATTAGAGCACAATTTTTGAACCCACAATTCCAAACTGATGTTGTAAAACCTTTGAAGATCGATGATATTATTGACCAAGAAGTCCAACATTTGTCCGGTGGTGAACTTCAAAGAGTTGCTATCGTGCTTTCCTTGGGTGTTAACGCTGATATTTACTTGATCGATGAACCATCTGCTTATCTAGATTCTGAACAACGTATTATTTGCTCCAAGGTTATCAGACGTTTCATCTTGCATAATAAGAAGACTGCATTCGTTGTCGAGCACGATTTCATCATGGCTACCTATTTGGCCGATAAAGTCATTGTCTTCGAAGGTACACCATCCAAGGAAGCATTCGCTAGAACCCCAGAAAGTTTGTTGACTGGTTGTAacaagttcttgaagaacttgaacgTTACTTTCCGTAGAGATCCAAATTCCTTTAGACCAAGAATTAACAAACTAGATTCTCAAATGGATAAGGAACAGAAGCTTTCCGGTAactatttcttcttggacaACACTGGTGTTTAA